One stretch of Siphonobacter curvatus DNA includes these proteins:
- a CDS encoding xylulokinase, producing the protein MLLLGIDVGTSSIKVSVVDADSQQVVASASYPDLENPISTPQPGFAEQDPAMWWNCVQQAILKANATGAYNPKDIGAIGIAYQMHGLVVVDRNEQVLRPSIIWCDSRAVSYGEAAFQKIGSEKALSHLLNSPGNFTAAKLAWVKANEPKIYGSIYQIMLPGDYIAMMLTGSITTSNSALSEGIFWDFQSNQVSEDVLDAFGFPKSILPELHPLFSVHGEVKSSIADLLGLKAGIPVTYKSGDQPNNALSLNVLDPGEFAATAGTSGVVYAVTDQVKYDSQNRVNTFAHVNHQRDDQTRLGILLCINGTGILNRWVRDQFGSGLTYSQLNELAATVPAGSQGVQILPFGNGAERVLENRTVSSTISGLDFNYHTRSHVFRAAQEGIAFSLKYGMDIMATMGSPAKVVRAGKANMFLSDVFTESFVNVTQTPVELYDTDGSKGAALGAGVGLGYFQAPKEAFSRLTKVATVEPNASQADQYQEFYANWLSLLKKYLQ; encoded by the coding sequence ATGCTTCTTCTAGGAATTGACGTAGGTACCTCTTCGATTAAAGTCTCGGTTGTAGACGCCGATAGTCAGCAGGTTGTGGCTTCGGCTTCGTACCCTGATCTCGAAAATCCCATCTCTACGCCCCAGCCGGGCTTTGCCGAACAGGACCCGGCCATGTGGTGGAATTGCGTGCAACAGGCGATTCTGAAAGCCAATGCAACGGGAGCTTATAACCCCAAAGACATCGGGGCCATCGGTATTGCCTATCAGATGCACGGGCTAGTTGTCGTAGATCGGAATGAACAGGTACTCCGGCCTTCTATCATTTGGTGCGATAGCCGGGCTGTTTCCTACGGAGAAGCTGCCTTTCAAAAAATAGGCTCGGAAAAAGCCCTGAGTCATTTGCTCAACTCGCCCGGTAATTTCACGGCCGCCAAGCTGGCTTGGGTGAAAGCCAATGAACCCAAAATCTACGGTAGTATTTACCAGATTATGTTGCCCGGCGATTACATCGCGATGATGCTGACGGGTTCCATTACGACCTCTAACTCGGCGTTGTCGGAAGGTATTTTCTGGGATTTTCAGTCGAATCAGGTTTCCGAAGATGTACTGGATGCCTTTGGCTTTCCCAAATCGATTTTACCCGAACTGCATCCTTTGTTTTCTGTACACGGAGAAGTGAAAAGCTCCATTGCCGATTTACTGGGTCTGAAAGCAGGTATTCCGGTTACGTACAAGTCCGGGGATCAGCCGAATAATGCTCTTTCCCTAAACGTGCTCGATCCCGGTGAATTTGCGGCGACGGCGGGTACTTCCGGCGTAGTATACGCGGTAACCGATCAGGTCAAATACGATTCTCAGAACCGCGTTAATACCTTCGCTCACGTCAACCACCAGCGGGATGACCAGACGCGACTGGGTATTCTGCTGTGCATCAACGGTACGGGGATTCTGAATCGCTGGGTACGCGATCAGTTTGGCTCCGGTTTAACCTACAGCCAGCTCAACGAACTAGCTGCCACCGTGCCGGCGGGCAGTCAGGGGGTACAGATCCTTCCTTTTGGGAATGGAGCCGAACGCGTACTGGAAAATCGTACGGTTTCCAGTACCATTTCTGGGTTAGATTTCAATTACCACACGCGAAGTCACGTGTTCCGGGCGGCACAGGAAGGCATTGCTTTTTCGCTTAAATATGGGATGGATATCATGGCTACCATGGGAAGCCCGGCCAAGGTAGTACGGGCGGGTAAAGCCAATATGTTCTTGAGTGATGTTTTTACGGAATCATTCGTAAACGTTACTCAAACGCCCGTGGAGCTGTACGACACTGACGGCTCTAAAGGGGCGGCTCTCGGAGCAGGCGTTGGTCTGGGCTACTTCCAGGCTCCCAAAGAAGCCTTTAGTCGTTTAACGAAAGTCGCTACAGTAGAACCGAATGCATCGCAGGCGGATCAGTATCAGGAATTTTACGCGAACTGGCTTTCGCTATTAAAAAAATATTTGCAGTAG
- a CDS encoding DNA/RNA non-specific endonuclease, producing the protein MLLADSCSRKPLVAPTNDRTLPLQAYLGLPSRQSGNLPNDSSEYLLYKPAFVVSYQPAKGVARWVSWHLQSSDLGTADRQDDFRPDEDLPRNFPLIKPTDYTNSGFDRGHLCPSGDRTATQTANSATFVMSNMIPQAPSLNRGIWNDVEEYCRTKVKLGYEAYLYAGGYGAGGKGSNGSATTIAKGKVSVPGRCWKVILIMPEGDNDYARLEKESIEVIAVDMPNSQDVAGTGWRRWQLSVRQLEGLTGLDFFSALPRSTQDRIENHTPTF; encoded by the coding sequence TTGCTACTGGCAGATTCCTGTAGCAGAAAGCCTCTGGTTGCACCCACAAATGACCGTACACTGCCGTTACAAGCTTACCTGGGGCTTCCGTCCCGACAGTCAGGGAATTTACCCAATGATAGTTCGGAGTACTTGCTCTACAAACCGGCGTTTGTTGTTTCTTACCAGCCTGCCAAAGGAGTAGCCCGGTGGGTAAGCTGGCATCTGCAAAGCAGTGATTTAGGTACTGCTGATCGTCAGGATGATTTCAGACCCGACGAGGATTTACCCCGTAACTTTCCTCTGATCAAACCTACCGATTATACCAATAGTGGATTTGACCGTGGCCACCTGTGTCCATCGGGCGATCGAACGGCTACGCAGACCGCCAACTCCGCTACGTTTGTCATGTCGAACATGATTCCTCAGGCCCCTAGTTTAAACCGGGGAATCTGGAATGATGTAGAGGAGTATTGTCGGACCAAAGTAAAATTAGGTTACGAGGCCTACCTCTACGCGGGTGGCTATGGAGCGGGTGGTAAAGGCTCCAACGGATCAGCCACGACGATTGCCAAAGGGAAAGTAAGCGTGCCTGGTCGCTGCTGGAAAGTGATTCTGATTATGCCCGAAGGCGACAATGATTACGCTCGCCTGGAAAAGGAGTCGATCGAAGTGATTGCCGTTGATATGCCCAATTCTCAGGACGTTGCCGGTACGGGTTGGCGACGCTGGCAGCTATCGGTTCGGCAACTGGAAGGACTAACGGGCCTTGACTTCTTTTCGGCCCTTCCCCGTTCCACCCAGGACCGAATTGAAAATCATACGCCAACCTTTTGA
- a CDS encoding serine hydrolase domain-containing protein: protein MFRLLLALLCLSIGAAFAQKKKISEAPYFPTAQQWEHRTPQEFGLDAARMQEAVAFAKANESKNPRSMEQSHYQSFGKEPYGFAIGPFAERGEPTGLIIYRGYLIANWGEPLRCDMTHSVTKSFLSSVVGLAVDQGLIRSVHDTVAPYVPPIEVYGQPLLRPADELGQPELLRPFDTPHNRTITWDHLLRQTSDWEGTLWGKPEWADRPAAQSSEWLNRKRHTPGSVYEYNDVRVNALALAATSIWRKPLPEVLKTQIMDPIGASNTWRWTGYRNAWIVLDGQPVQSVSGGGHWGGGMFINAYDMARFGLLTLHKGRWKDRQLLSENWVSQARTPTTAQPTYGYMNWFLNTEGKYLPSAPVTAFTHVGNGTNIIYVDPEHELVVVARWIDQKALDGFIKKVLEAFPKK, encoded by the coding sequence ATGTTCCGACTTCTATTGGCTTTGCTCTGCTTAAGCATAGGGGCTGCTTTTGCCCAGAAAAAGAAAATCTCAGAAGCTCCCTATTTCCCAACGGCTCAGCAGTGGGAACATCGAACGCCGCAGGAATTCGGACTGGATGCCGCCCGGATGCAGGAAGCCGTAGCGTTTGCGAAGGCCAATGAAAGTAAAAATCCCCGTAGCATGGAGCAATCCCATTACCAAAGCTTTGGGAAAGAGCCGTACGGTTTTGCGATTGGCCCTTTTGCCGAACGGGGCGAACCTACCGGACTTATCATCTATAGAGGATACCTGATTGCAAACTGGGGGGAGCCGCTGCGTTGCGATATGACGCACAGCGTTACGAAAAGCTTCCTTTCTTCCGTCGTTGGTTTGGCCGTTGATCAAGGACTGATTCGTAGTGTACACGACACCGTAGCTCCTTACGTACCTCCCATTGAAGTCTATGGCCAACCTCTCTTACGACCCGCGGACGAACTAGGTCAACCGGAATTACTGCGGCCCTTTGATACACCTCATAACCGTACGATTACCTGGGACCACCTGCTTCGGCAAACGAGCGATTGGGAAGGTACCCTCTGGGGCAAACCCGAATGGGCAGATCGCCCGGCCGCTCAGTCCTCCGAGTGGTTGAACCGGAAACGACACACGCCGGGTAGTGTCTACGAATACAATGATGTTCGGGTAAATGCATTGGCTCTGGCGGCTACGAGTATATGGCGAAAACCGCTCCCCGAAGTGCTCAAAACCCAGATCATGGACCCGATTGGTGCATCCAATACCTGGCGGTGGACGGGGTACCGAAACGCCTGGATCGTACTCGACGGTCAGCCCGTACAATCTGTAAGCGGAGGAGGCCACTGGGGAGGGGGAATGTTCATCAATGCTTACGATATGGCTCGCTTCGGCTTACTGACCTTGCATAAGGGCCGCTGGAAGGATCGGCAGCTCCTCTCGGAAAACTGGGTAAGTCAGGCCCGCACGCCCACGACTGCTCAGCCTACCTATGGTTACATGAACTGGTTTCTGAATACGGAGGGCAAGTATCTGCCCAGTGCTCCGGTTACGGCATTCACGCACGTAGGTAACGGAACAAACATTATCTACGTTGATCCTGAACACGAGCTGGTGGTAGTTGCTCGCTGGATTGATCAGAAAGCCCTGGATGGATTTATTAAGAAAGTACTGGAAGCTTTTCCGAAGAAGTAA
- a CDS encoding DUF3431 domain-containing protein, translating to MLYELVVAHYQENLNWLRKVPPAIHRRLYHKDSAHTESAGILLPNEGREAHTYLHHIVERYDSLAEITVFSQGKPFDHAYDFHATLRKIASNSEPIRPFEWLGHLIDTDDWEGRRLFQTWSKNEDGRGLDLKGFHQKVLGTDGPERYTFVLGAQFIIHREIIQQKPKSFYQNALEVSIHFPDAAHCYERSWDKVFDVQGIPEEVLQGRETVYLKRMKNQQILNSE from the coding sequence ATGTTATACGAATTAGTAGTTGCTCATTACCAGGAAAATCTTAACTGGCTGCGGAAAGTCCCGCCCGCCATTCACCGAAGGCTGTATCACAAAGATTCAGCTCATACGGAGTCTGCCGGGATTCTTCTGCCTAACGAAGGACGGGAAGCACACACCTACCTGCATCATATCGTTGAACGGTACGATTCGCTGGCTGAAATCACGGTTTTTAGCCAGGGGAAGCCCTTTGACCACGCCTACGACTTTCACGCGACCCTCCGAAAAATAGCCAGTAATTCAGAACCCATCCGACCTTTTGAATGGTTGGGACACCTGATTGATACGGATGATTGGGAGGGCCGGCGGCTCTTTCAAACCTGGAGTAAAAACGAGGATGGTCGCGGGCTGGATTTAAAAGGATTTCACCAAAAAGTATTAGGTACGGATGGTCCGGAACGGTATACCTTCGTACTGGGGGCTCAGTTCATCATTCATCGGGAAATTATTCAACAAAAGCCGAAAAGTTTTTACCAGAATGCCCTGGAAGTATCCATTCATTTCCCGGATGCGGCCCATTGTTACGAGCGAAGTTGGGACAAAGTCTTTGACGTTCAGGGAATTCCCGAGGAAGTACTCCAGGGAAGGGAGACGGTTTATCTGAAACGTATGAAAAATCAACAAATATTAAACTCTGAGTAA
- a CDS encoding ABC transporter permease, translating to MDFLENIREGLRSIRTNLLRTVLTSLIIAVGISSLVGILTAIDGIQSSIDNSFAGLGANTFDITEGEEMGIRIGGRRRKVFGPILYREAQEYKQRFGFGATVSLSTMVTGTAQIKYESKKSNPNVSVTGVDENFFAVKSYKIQDGRNFSANDISNSTKVAILGAEIATNLFGTTKPVGKEISVLGSKFRIVGLLERKGNLTGGGDDRQVFIPIETARQLAGTRSLSFGITTSVPGLNRVELLMDEARGLMRLIRKDAITQEDSFQVERADAVSQNFKEINEQLTLGGLGIGFITLLGASIALMNIMLVSVTERTQEIGIRKSLGATPKRIRQQFLIEAIVICVLGGLAGLVLALVFGNVVSQLISQGTASFIVPWGWMIIGIVVCVIVGLLSGFYPAWKASRLDPIEALRYE from the coding sequence ATGGATTTTCTTGAGAACATACGCGAAGGCCTGCGTTCGATCCGTACTAATCTGCTTCGGACCGTACTGACCTCGCTCATCATTGCCGTTGGAATCAGTAGTTTGGTTGGAATCCTGACGGCGATTGATGGCATCCAAAGTAGTATTGATAATAGCTTTGCCGGACTGGGAGCGAACACGTTTGATATAACGGAAGGCGAAGAAATGGGCATTCGGATCGGTGGACGCCGTCGAAAAGTGTTTGGCCCCATTCTGTACCGGGAAGCCCAGGAGTACAAGCAACGCTTTGGTTTTGGGGCCACAGTATCCCTGTCGACCATGGTTACGGGAACTGCCCAAATCAAATATGAGAGCAAGAAGAGTAATCCCAATGTGTCGGTTACGGGCGTGGATGAAAATTTCTTTGCCGTGAAAAGTTACAAGATTCAGGACGGGCGTAATTTTTCGGCTAACGATATTTCCAATTCAACCAAAGTAGCTATTCTGGGAGCAGAGATTGCCACGAATTTGTTTGGGACGACCAAGCCAGTCGGAAAGGAAATCAGTGTGCTGGGTTCGAAATTCAGGATTGTCGGTTTACTGGAACGAAAGGGTAATCTCACCGGTGGCGGGGACGATCGCCAAGTGTTCATTCCTATCGAAACGGCTCGTCAGCTGGCGGGTACCCGCAGTTTGTCCTTTGGCATTACTACCAGCGTACCCGGCCTGAACCGGGTGGAGCTGCTCATGGACGAAGCCCGAGGCCTGATGCGACTCATCCGTAAAGATGCCATTACGCAGGAAGATTCCTTTCAGGTTGAACGAGCCGATGCCGTATCCCAGAATTTCAAGGAAATTAACGAGCAATTGACCCTGGGCGGTCTTGGGATTGGCTTCATCACCTTGCTGGGTGCCAGTATTGCTCTGATGAACATTATGCTGGTGTCGGTTACCGAACGTACGCAGGAAATTGGTATACGTAAATCGCTGGGAGCGACGCCCAAACGCATTCGTCAGCAGTTCTTAATTGAGGCTATCGTCATCTGCGTATTGGGTGGACTGGCCGGACTAGTACTGGCTTTGGTCTTTGGTAACGTAGTTTCACAACTGATCAGTCAAGGTACCGCCAGTTTCATTGTTCCCTGGGGTTGGATGATCATTGGCATTGTCGTCTGTGTGATCGTCGGTTTACTCTCTGGATTTTATCCCGCCTGGAAAGCCTCCCGCCTCGACCCGATTGAGGCCCTGCGATATGAATAA
- a CDS encoding asparagine synthetase B produces MKRLILPFILFLLVCGSVRASQILIPMDESQKNHLKAYGLTYWVLKNYETEVEWLLNYRGGSFMFPENQKFQNELVIRGISYEVISDGQAQQIRQELQQPDVNMDVVKLQKAPKIAVYSPKVSQPWDDAVTLVLTYAEIPYETVYDDEVMSGKLPTYDWLHLHHEDFTGQMGKFWQHRNYPYYQTQKREGQQTASKYGLQTIPQLKFNVAKKIQEFVSGGGYMFAMCNATDTYDVALAANGVDFVDAFYDGTPADPNINQKLDFSQTFAFKDFKVILDPYQIEFSTIDSQPDERRLMESNDYFQLFQFSAKWDAVPTMLTQNHETTIKGFMGQTTAFKKEFIKPEVQVLGENRSVGEARYIHGTYGKGFWTFYGGHDPEDYRHEVGEEPTDLNLHPTSPGYRLILNNILFPAAKKKKMKT; encoded by the coding sequence ATGAAACGACTAATCCTTCCGTTTATCCTTTTCCTGCTGGTTTGCGGTTCAGTACGGGCCTCTCAAATCCTGATTCCGATGGACGAGTCCCAGAAAAATCACCTGAAAGCCTATGGATTGACCTATTGGGTTCTGAAAAACTACGAAACGGAAGTAGAGTGGCTGTTGAATTACCGGGGTGGAAGTTTCATGTTTCCCGAAAACCAGAAATTTCAGAATGAGCTGGTCATTCGGGGTATTTCCTACGAAGTCATTTCGGATGGGCAGGCTCAGCAAATCCGGCAGGAATTGCAACAACCCGACGTCAATATGGACGTAGTCAAACTCCAGAAAGCCCCAAAAATTGCCGTATATAGTCCGAAGGTTAGTCAGCCCTGGGACGACGCCGTAACGCTGGTACTGACCTATGCCGAAATTCCTTACGAGACCGTCTATGACGACGAGGTTATGAGTGGAAAGCTGCCGACTTACGACTGGCTACACCTGCACCACGAAGACTTTACGGGCCAGATGGGCAAATTCTGGCAACACCGAAACTATCCTTATTACCAAACCCAGAAACGGGAAGGTCAGCAAACCGCTAGCAAGTACGGCTTACAAACGATTCCTCAACTGAAGTTTAACGTAGCTAAAAAGATTCAGGAATTTGTATCCGGTGGGGGCTATATGTTTGCCATGTGTAACGCTACGGATACCTATGATGTGGCTTTGGCTGCTAATGGAGTCGATTTTGTGGATGCATTCTATGATGGTACACCCGCGGACCCGAACATCAACCAGAAACTGGATTTTTCTCAAACGTTCGCATTTAAGGATTTTAAAGTGATTCTGGACCCGTATCAGATTGAGTTTTCGACCATCGATAGTCAGCCCGACGAACGTCGATTGATGGAGTCGAACGATTACTTCCAGTTGTTTCAATTCTCCGCCAAATGGGACGCCGTACCTACCATGCTTACGCAAAACCACGAAACGACGATCAAAGGATTCATGGGTCAGACGACGGCTTTTAAGAAAGAATTCATCAAACCAGAAGTACAGGTCCTGGGCGAAAATCGTTCGGTTGGCGAGGCTCGCTACATCCACGGTACGTACGGCAAAGGCTTCTGGACCTTTTACGGCGGTCACGATCCGGAGGATTACCGGCACGAAGTGGGCGAAGAACCCACGGACTTGAACCTCCATCCGACTTCACCCGGCTATCGCCTCATTTTGAATAACATTCTCTTCCCGGCGGCCAAGAAGAAAAAGATGAAAACCTAG
- a CDS encoding DNA/RNA non-specific endonuclease: MMPRTRGMRNNRLVFLLFLIGIGLVLRYCNKPHPLEMIKADFYELVGIKKPRRSSTADSNEERTDRRKRSSDESYDSEASDSQENTGSASTSLGSLEDYLPAYDKNAQIIRRRGYILDYEEPYEQAAWVVHFLLNKKGNARRADSFQPDPLVETKTALPNDYTNTGYDRGHLAPAGDFNYDQKLKNESFYMSNMSPQAHDFNTGIWSHIEQRVRSWTKKRGDLVIVTGPVLRKGLPTIGKSTDIAVPEYYYKLIYDPKRQEAIAFLIGNKGWVNVNMQDFTTSIDEVEKKTGIDFFAKLPKAQQAKFEAQHDVKAWFSREK; this comes from the coding sequence ATGATGCCACGTACCAGAGGGATGCGTAATAATCGCCTTGTTTTTCTTTTGTTTTTAATCGGAATCGGTCTGGTTCTGAGGTATTGTAATAAGCCGCATCCGCTCGAAATGATCAAGGCGGATTTCTACGAGCTGGTTGGCATTAAGAAACCCAGACGTTCTTCTACGGCTGATTCAAACGAAGAAAGAACCGACCGTCGGAAACGCTCGTCGGATGAGTCGTATGATTCAGAAGCCAGCGACAGTCAGGAGAATACGGGTTCGGCTTCTACTTCTTTGGGAAGCCTGGAGGACTACCTGCCCGCTTACGACAAAAACGCCCAGATCATTCGCCGGAGAGGCTACATTCTTGATTATGAGGAACCGTACGAGCAAGCCGCGTGGGTGGTTCATTTTCTGTTGAATAAGAAAGGAAATGCCCGCCGGGCGGATAGTTTTCAGCCCGATCCGCTGGTAGAAACGAAAACGGCTTTACCAAACGATTACACCAATACGGGTTACGATCGTGGACACCTGGCTCCGGCGGGTGATTTCAACTACGATCAAAAGCTGAAAAATGAAAGCTTCTACATGAGTAATATGTCGCCGCAGGCCCATGATTTCAATACGGGCATTTGGAGCCATATCGAGCAACGGGTACGCAGCTGGACCAAGAAACGCGGAGATCTGGTCATTGTAACGGGACCCGTACTACGCAAAGGATTGCCGACTATTGGTAAGAGTACTGACATCGCCGTACCCGAATATTATTACAAGCTCATTTATGATCCGAAGCGACAGGAAGCTATTGCCTTTTTAATCGGGAATAAAGGCTGGGTAAACGTCAATATGCAGGATTTCACGACCTCTATTGATGAAGTGGAAAAGAAAACGGGTATCGATTTCTTCGCGAAATTACCCAAGGCACAACAGGCCAAATTCGAAGCCCAGCACGATGTGAAAGCCTGGTTTAGTCGGGAGAAATAG
- the xylA gene encoding xylose isomerase — MAVLLGEKEYFPGIGEIKYEGPESMNPLAFRWYDENRVVAGKTLKEHFKFGMAYWHTLSGDGSDPFGSATHLHPWDQAADPIQRLKDKADAAFEFLTKLGLPYFCFHDVDVADYTPNVEEFEARLQAWVDYVKPKMEQSGAKLLWGTANLFSHVRYMNGAATNPDFAVLAHGGAQVKAAIDATIALGGENYVFWGGREGYMTLLNTDMKREQEHLARFLHVAKDYARSKGFKGTFFIEPKPMEPTKHQYDYDAATVIGFLRQYGLMDDFKLNLEVNHATLAGHTFAHELQVAVDAGLLGSIDANRGDYQNGWDTDQFPNDIYELTESLLVILEGGGLQGGGVNFDAKRRRNSTDPADLFYAHIGAMDVFAKAMIIADQILTSSEYKQIRADRYASFDSGKGKEFENGTLGLADLRDLAIELGEPEVRSGRQEYLENLINRYIL; from the coding sequence ATGGCCGTTTTACTAGGCGAAAAGGAATATTTCCCGGGCATCGGGGAAATCAAGTACGAAGGTCCGGAATCCATGAATCCGTTGGCATTCCGTTGGTACGATGAAAACCGTGTTGTCGCGGGAAAAACGCTGAAAGAACATTTCAAGTTTGGCATGGCGTACTGGCATACCCTCAGTGGCGATGGTTCTGATCCCTTTGGCTCAGCAACGCACCTGCACCCCTGGGATCAGGCAGCGGACCCCATTCAACGCCTGAAAGATAAAGCGGATGCTGCTTTTGAATTTCTTACCAAACTGGGCCTGCCCTACTTCTGCTTCCATGACGTAGACGTAGCGGATTATACGCCCAATGTTGAAGAATTCGAAGCTCGCCTGCAAGCTTGGGTGGATTATGTGAAACCCAAAATGGAGCAGTCAGGTGCGAAGTTGCTTTGGGGTACGGCCAACCTGTTCTCACACGTTCGGTATATGAACGGTGCCGCTACCAACCCTGATTTTGCAGTGCTGGCTCACGGTGGTGCTCAGGTGAAAGCGGCGATCGACGCAACGATTGCTCTGGGTGGTGAAAACTACGTATTCTGGGGCGGTCGTGAAGGGTACATGACCCTGCTCAATACGGATATGAAACGCGAGCAGGAACACCTGGCTCGTTTCTTACACGTAGCGAAAGATTACGCTCGTAGTAAAGGCTTTAAAGGAACGTTCTTCATCGAACCTAAGCCGATGGAACCAACGAAGCACCAGTACGATTACGATGCGGCTACGGTGATCGGTTTCCTGCGTCAGTACGGTTTGATGGACGATTTCAAGCTGAACCTGGAAGTAAACCATGCTACGCTGGCCGGTCATACTTTCGCTCACGAATTGCAAGTGGCTGTAGACGCCGGTCTGCTGGGTAGTATCGATGCGAACCGGGGTGATTACCAAAATGGTTGGGATACGGATCAATTCCCGAACGATATTTATGAACTGACGGAATCCCTGCTGGTGATTCTGGAAGGCGGCGGATTACAGGGTGGTGGTGTGAACTTCGATGCGAAGCGTCGTCGGAACTCCACGGACCCCGCTGATTTATTCTATGCTCACATTGGAGCCATGGACGTATTTGCTAAAGCCATGATCATTGCCGATCAGATCCTGACTTCTTCGGAGTACAAGCAAATTCGTGCGGATCGCTACGCTAGCTTCGATTCAGGCAAAGGCAAGGAATTTGAAAACGGTACGCTCGGTCTGGCGGATCTACGTGATCTGGCGATCGAACTGGGCGAGCCCGAAGTTCGTTCAGGTCGTCAGGAATACCTGGAGAACCTGATCAACCGTTACATTCTGTAA
- a CDS encoding SPFH domain-containing protein, whose translation MGIFDFIRNEFINVIEWVDDTSDTIIWKFPDKGNDIKYGAQLTVRESQVAIFMNEGQIADVFQPGRHELTTANMPILTTLRSWKYGFESPFKVDVYFVNTKQFTNLKWGTANPIIVRDAEFKQVRIRAFGTYTFRVNEAKKFLKEFSGTNPQVRVGDIEEQLRSAIFSKFSDAIAEANVSVLDLARNYTELGEKLLPLLGNDFDQYGLQIVKFYIENTSLPPEVEAFLDKTTQMNMVGDMARFQQFQAGMSIEKAAENSGTAASIVGMNLGGMMAGAVAPASQPAQPTQSKEDIMGLLKQLGDLKAAGILTEEEFTAKKAELLAKL comes from the coding sequence ATGGGTATTTTTGATTTCATCCGAAATGAATTTATCAATGTCATTGAATGGGTCGACGATACGTCGGATACCATCATCTGGAAATTTCCCGACAAGGGCAATGACATTAAATATGGGGCTCAACTGACCGTACGCGAAAGTCAGGTAGCCATTTTCATGAATGAGGGTCAGATTGCCGACGTGTTCCAGCCCGGACGACACGAGCTGACGACGGCCAACATGCCCATTCTGACGACACTGCGGTCTTGGAAATACGGGTTTGAATCGCCCTTCAAGGTGGACGTGTACTTTGTGAACACGAAACAGTTTACTAACCTGAAGTGGGGTACGGCCAACCCGATCATCGTTCGTGATGCTGAATTCAAGCAGGTACGGATTCGAGCTTTTGGTACGTATACGTTCCGGGTGAATGAAGCGAAAAAGTTTCTCAAGGAATTTTCCGGTACCAATCCGCAGGTACGGGTAGGCGATATTGAAGAACAGTTGCGTTCAGCGATCTTCTCCAAATTCTCCGATGCCATTGCCGAAGCCAATGTTTCGGTACTGGATCTGGCCCGTAACTATACGGAACTGGGGGAAAAGCTGCTACCGTTACTGGGGAACGACTTCGATCAGTACGGTCTCCAGATTGTGAAGTTCTACATCGAAAACACGTCTTTACCTCCCGAAGTAGAAGCCTTCCTCGACAAGACCACACAAATGAATATGGTCGGGGATATGGCCCGTTTCCAGCAGTTTCAGGCGGGGATGTCCATCGAAAAGGCGGCGGAAAACTCGGGTACGGCGGCCAGTATCGTAGGGATGAACCTGGGCGGCATGATGGCCGGAGCAGTAGCTCCTGCTTCACAGCCCGCTCAACCGACTCAGTCGAAGGAAGACATTATGGGTTTACTCAAACAACTAGGCGATCTGAAAGCCGCCGGTATTTTAACGGAAGAGGAGTTCACGGCTAAAAAAGCGGAATTACTGGCAAAACTGTAA
- a CDS encoding purine-nucleoside phosphorylase: MTLETIQEASQAIRNQFPDFHPTLGIILGTGLGHLASEVQVLGAIPYDQIPHFPLSTVESHSGKLLLGTLASQSVVCLQGRFHYYEGYSMQQVTFPVRVMHALGIRHLFVSNAAGGLNPAFRTSDLMIIDDHIALFLPESPLRGFNPPEFGPRFPDMSAPYDAVWIQQAKTILNDLGLPPHTGVYTSVQGPQLESKAEYRLLRQLGSDAVGMSTVPEVLVARQMGMRVFACSVITDLCIPETLKEAKLSEILAAAAKAEPHLSQLFKRLIEQMD, translated from the coding sequence ATGACGCTCGAAACCATTCAGGAGGCCAGTCAGGCCATCCGCAATCAATTTCCTGATTTTCACCCTACGTTAGGGATCATTTTGGGTACGGGTCTGGGCCATCTGGCCAGTGAAGTACAGGTTCTTGGAGCGATTCCTTATGATCAGATTCCGCACTTTCCTTTGTCCACTGTCGAGTCCCATTCGGGTAAGCTACTACTAGGTACGCTAGCGAGCCAGTCGGTGGTTTGTTTACAGGGACGCTTTCACTATTACGAAGGGTATTCCATGCAGCAGGTGACCTTCCCAGTTCGGGTAATGCACGCCCTGGGCATTCGGCATTTATTCGTTTCCAATGCGGCGGGCGGCCTGAACCCGGCCTTCCGTACCAGCGATCTGATGATCATCGACGACCATATTGCTCTGTTTCTACCCGAAAGTCCGTTGCGGGGGTTCAACCCACCGGAGTTCGGTCCCCGTTTCCCGGATATGAGTGCTCCCTACGATGCCGTGTGGATTCAACAAGCGAAAACGATTCTCAATGACCTCGGTCTGCCGCCGCATACGGGCGTGTATACCAGCGTACAGGGACCGCAACTCGAAAGTAAAGCCGAGTACCGTCTGTTACGTCAACTGGGATCAGACGCCGTGGGAATGAGTACCGTACCCGAAGTACTGGTGGCCCGACAAATGGGCATGCGGGTGTTCGCCTGCTCCGTAATCACGGATTTGTGTATTCCTGAAACGTTGAAAGAAGCTAAACTCTCCGAAATACTGGCCGCTGCGGCGAAAGCGGAACCGCATTTGAGTCAGCTTTTCAAACGGTTGATTGAACAGATGGACTGA